TTATGCTTTACCTTGTTATGATGGAGCTAGGAAATGCCTAGTTCTTTGTTATATATTCTTGATCAAGTCTTTCTGTTATTATAAGTCTTATGATTCATTTGCGTATAGGTTTAGTTGATATGTGGTAACAAGTTGATTGGATGgtaattttgcatttcaaataATGCCTACAAGGTTGTGTTAAGTTTTTGGGTCTCTTAGACCATTTGAGATTAATACTTGGCAGGTTTGGggaaaatatgtaaaaatttaggGGATTTGTCCTCAAAGTAATGGCATCCTTCTATTGGTGTTGCAACATTAAGCTTCTATCCCTATAGTCGCAACATTCCCCTATTTGAAGTCACGACCCTCAACCCACTACCTTAAATTTGCAACTTGCCCCTGTTAAAATCGCGACACTAAACCCTCTGTCATCAATGTTGCGATGCTTCCCCTACTGAAGTCATGATAGCAAATTACTGTCTTCATGGTCGCGACTCAACCCTTTTGAAGTCATGACATAAAGTTACTCTCCGCAATGTCGTGACACCAACCTCATATCTTgatatttttttacattttaatccatCAATTGTTTCCGAAGTATCAtgagagctttcataagcttacttATGACCTGGATTTGAATAAATGATGTCTTTAGAAGTATTAAATGTTGACTATCCCGTATGAATTTTCTTATTGAATTTTGAAATGAAAGTGTAGTTGCTTCATATCTCAGACCCAGCGATCGGGTTAGGAATGAAGTGTTACAACAAGGGTCAACCTAAATTTCATGAGTACCTCATTCCATTTATTACTAGCCTTTCCAACTTGCTTAGAGTCATACGTATCACAAGGACCATCTTTAAGAGCTAATAAAAGAAAGAGCCTACAATCTGACTCCATTTGATCGTTCCATCATTAATGCCATTAGATTTCTTAGAATCTTTGCTATTTTGCCTTGACTTCCTTTCAACTAACATCCATTTGATTTTGTACTCATATCTAAAAATTGAATGTTACCGTTGTTATTATGACAATTTTTATATTTGACACGTCATCTTTCTATTACCTAATTAACGAAAATTAATGGAAGGTGACCAAAAATGACAAATGTGATTAATTGAGTGATCATTTCGTATTTTTTCTATAGTTGAGTGATTAAAAAAGAAACTTAAGCATTATTGAGTGACTTATGGTGTAGTTTACACTATAGTTTTATTTATTGTATGATTTTTCTACGACATGTAGTGTACTTtggttatttcatttttattgttagttTTActtgcaaataatgagatagtatATTAATTTCATCAAATTTTTATTGCATTTGCAATTTACTATTGATATCACATTATATAAGTTGAAATtgcatattttatgaaaaataatgaCAATTACAATTTACAAGCTATAACTTTAAACAAATTAATACTTTAAGTTATAAGTATACTTTTTTAACATGTTTAATTAAAATCTAGTTACTTATATGGGTCATTTCGAGCTTAGATTATtcaagttaattttgaatttaggtTAAACGAATTGAGTCAAATCAAATTAGGTCAAGTTCAAATTTAATTAGACCTATCCATGGGTTGGGTTGGGTCCTAACAAAATTTTAGACCCGTTTGATAGGCCTTATCTCGGCCCCACTcaaaaaataagtttaaattttTGTCCAAGCTCTGCTcagtattaaaaattttatatatataaaaataaaatataatacataaaaacattaaaaatattaaaataagtatCTCCCAACAAATTGAGaataaattaaaagatgatacaaCTTAGCAAGCAGACAAATGACTCTAAAATAGTTGcaaaataaacaataaaacaataattatataatatttaagcaataacaataaaataatagtaacataataggaaaattgtaacaaaataataattttcttttTACAAATTCTGGCCAATCTCAGGTAAACAAAACCTTACTAAAGGCTTAACACattttttaaacaattttttttttcccaaGCTTATTTTTCAagcttataattttatttaaatcctCTTACTTTTCAAACAATCCAACGCAACTTTAAATTTAATGAACTGAATTTTCGAATTCTGTTCAAAATTGCTAGTTCTACTTAGAATACTTCCTCAGCCTTCaaatatttaaattcaaaatttcaaaattaatttcCATATCCGCCACATTATCCATGTTCGGTTTAgcaaattcatatataaatagGCAAACAGTAATAAATAATTCCACAGATTAATTGAATAAATCAAACATCATTATATAAATGTTCAGGATGTAAATATATTTTTTCTAAaactatcaaaattttaaattattaatttaaaattaagagAAATATCAAATCACTAAAAAATAAGTTTGGAATGAATTTGGACAATATCACGTCAAGGTTCATCTAAATCTTGACAATCATTTGTCTAAATTCATTTTGgatgttaatttttttaataaatttatatattttaaaatatttttattgcttGTCACATTGCATAATATAAGGTTACCATGTGTCGTTGTATTATTGTTTATAAGTGTCATATCATCATTTTGTTACACTACAAGTACCAAAATGTGTGACAGATTTCAAATTTAAGCACCAATTATGTCAAAAAAGTTAAAGTACCAAATTCTCgagggaaatatatatatatatatatatatatatatattatccctAAAAATTAAGTTactttaaataatattcaaatactatgatgtaaaaatatcaattttaattacttttaaagcaattaatataaaaatttataaaaacataatttaaatatataaatcatttttaaaatttaaaaaaacacaactcttgcaaataaataaaaatttcaaaactaaTAGAATAAATGAGTTAACTGCAAAGTATGATTATTTTCCCACGATTTCAAACTATTATTTTGGTAAGAACAaaatattgaatttaaattatagaataatataataaaataatttattttaaattaaattgaatatataacataatttataACTAATTAATGAGAAGCAAATTTAtaatttgtgtttaaaaatttgatttgttttaaaaactataaaattaagGCTTGTTTGACTCGAAAATGCTGAACACATAGGCAGAAGTGAATTAATGGCCTAAAACATAAACTACCCTCCGATAAAATTGGAATTAGGTTTATAAATTATAAGGCCAAAGCTTTGATATTTTCCAGACTCAGAATCAAAACGAAGGAAAGCAATGGCGCCGCCTCCTGGACCTTACTCCGGCACCAGCACTCTCGCTCTCGTAATTACTTTTACTGTATTTTTGGGGAGTTAGATCAAATGTAGGtaattgaaaatttattattattgtcaTAGGTTTCTCGTGCATCTGCTTTCTCTTTTGGTCTCGTTTATGGGAGCATTAAGCTCAAGTACCTCAAGGTACTTCCCATTTTCTTTTTCTGTATGTTTTGTTGTAATTTCATATTGGTGGAAACTGGTAATTTTGATCTACTTCTTCGTTGAGGGGGAAAAAGGGTGAAGGCCATTTTAGCTGCCAAGAGCCATTCCTTTTTTTCTGCCTTTGTTTTAGAGATGAATCAAAGAGAACTGTTTACTTATTTGCTTTATTTTACTCCTCCAGGCAAAGGCAAAGTCACAAAAGAAAGCTCAAGCAAAGGCTCACCGCTGAAGCAGAGGCGTCTTGTTCACAGTTAGTCGCATGCATGCACGAGTTGAGTTTGGTGTAGGAATAAATGTATATCAATGGAACTCCACCAGTTCTTCATTTTTGGCCTGCACCTAATGTCTGaaaagttttattatttttcattttgcaaTGACATTATCAATGTTTAGTTTCTTTCCTATAGTTTTGGGTGATGTTAACACCCAGAATCCTCCAACCTAGACTAGCATTTTGTGTTGATCACTACAGCATGAGAACAACAAGAAGGCAAAAATTTTAGATAGATCCATGTAGAATGATTTGGTATGGAGAGAGATGCTCAGTGGCACCAAATAAGACGGCTCTGTAGTTTAGGGAAATCCACATTAGCAAAAGTTTCAAACAAGTTGGCTAACTAGTTACACAGAAAAAGAAAAAGCCCAAGCTATGTGCTGTTGAATGGAAAGTCTTTTACAATGTTATGGGTCTAATCATCTTCTCTAAAACATCAAGAAACTCATACCTTATTGTTAGAGTTTGTGTAACTCAAATTcttattaaagaaataaatataataacaaaataaaggAATTTGTGGGGATTAGAATCTATATAGAACTACATTTTTTCTATTTGACATTTATTAGAATAGGGCATTTCAACCCGAAGCTCCTCTGTTATCATTcaattttcaacattagtgaatttttcCTCTTCTATCCGTGATTTTTTCTCgaaaaaattttcatataaaatctgtgttttttatttttcttattattttgtgATTGCTCTATTGTCATTATCGACTTCTATTATAACAGTTGCAGACCTAAAACTGCCAATCTCTTTATCTCACTATGTAAGAGCACTTTTAAGCTTCTATGCTTCAACATGACAAAGATCAGGTTTTCAAAATTCTGTCATGCATGTGTACCCACCAATTTTAATAAAAACGTAAGGTGAACTGTTCATTCCTCTTCCAGACATAGTACTTTTAAAGTTTTAACAACAATTTAATTCTTAAATTATACTCATTTTCTTAATTTGgtacttaaaaaaaaattctattctATTTTgacatttaaaattttcattgttaCTTATCTCGGTATTTAAAAGTTAATGTCGTTAATATTAAAAGTTGGCCAATTAGAACGTGCCATGTCATCAATGACAAGGCAGGTTAAACGGTGATGTGGCTAGTTGACCAGGTTGATtggccaaaatcattaaaaatatttaaaattgtaaaaaatattttaaaatgaaaaacttaATAAACTtcagaaaattttataaaattagtaaaattacatagaacattttaaaatttattttaaaaatataaaataatttaaaaatattaaaaagttgtaaaagttcttaaaattgtaaaaagtataaaattgtatttttaaaatgtaaaaactattaaataatttaaattcttttgaaaataattatgcaattttaaaaataattataaattgtaaaaatcataatatttatatttttaaaatgtaaaaattattaatattgttcAAATAAAGAGACTGAAGATTCATTCCTACGTCCATGGGTTACTATGACTGATTCATGCATTATTTAGTTAATTAGGCCCGCCCCATTCTctaattgaaaatttttcaataaaatgaaCTAAAACTTGATTTAAAAACAAGTATTGAATTTGAATATTAGAAGATAACTATAAGGAAAACCGcaaattttcttataattttaacagtttttttaaatattatgattttcacaaattttaatcatatttataatttttacactttttttttatttttataattaattttaaaattttctaaatgatttttactaatttttataaaattttaaattttacctttttttttaattttaaataatttttaatgattttttgatCTGTCAATGACGATCAATGTAAGTCAACAGTGGGTCAACTAATCAACATGCCACATCGATGGTCAACTTGCCATGTCATCATGATGTGGCTCGTTCTAATTGGCTAGCTTTTTTTTTTAACTCTATTAGCTTTTAGGTACCAAGATGGGACAAAAAGAAATTTAGGTACCAAAGTGAAAAAACATGTATagtttaagggctaaattgtgaatAAATCTTACTTTTAAGTATACTTACTCATTAATTAACTTAAAGCAAGATAGTCGGGGGTCAAACAAGAAATTAGCCTTAAACAATATCAAGCAAAACCTAAATCTATACAGAGAAAAAAAACCCATAAATATGAAATGACAACAACTTCATTTTGCACAGAAAATACAAAGTAACCGAGAAGGAACGACTTCACGTAGATAATGTCCTCATCAGGGTCATCACCATCCCAATATTTGTCTTCTTGAGCTGAATCAAATGATTCAAATTCATCGTCATCTTCATCTACCACAATCTTTTTCTTGGCCATTATTCTATCTAATATTGCAATTACCTATAAAAGCTTATCAAATTTGTTGAGGCAAGTTTTTGAAGTGACTTGGTAAGTGCCAGTCAAAAGTGACCACTTCCATCGAACTTGCGACAATCCAACAACTTGCCATATTTTGGAGTTGGCAATTCATTGAAACAAAATCTTTGAGCTTTGAATGGTGTTGATATTTTAAATGCATGGAAAATCCATCTTTGAAGACCAATCCATTTAAAGCAACTATCCTTGAAGATTGGATTGGCCCAGATCAAACAACAAATCCCCTTGGATTGTGGAGAACTTATCAAGGTTGCATTGAAGAATTCTTTGAAGAATGAATCTCCATTAGTTCACTTTCATATTGGACTTTATTAGTatattatttttgctattttgtAGTTGCTATTGTTAAGGGTTTAGATTGTAATTTATCATTAATATGTTAGCAAGTCTTGAAAACATCAATATATTGAAAAACTTATAAGAGAGCATAGAGAGCACTTTATTGTTCATTGAGGAACTTATTTTGTTAGTGCGTTTGAAGAGTAAACAAATTATGTTTACAGTCTAAATTCTCAGGTGAGAATTTAGAGATGAGTGATGTAGTCTTTAGATACAAAAGTGGGGTCTCTATACTTGGAGAGTGATAGGGTTTGATTCACTTGTTGTATTGTGGTTTAAAGATAGTGAAATTACTCACTAAGTTAGGCTCCAAAAACGTACGAAAACTAAACTATGTAAACAATCTTGTGTGTTCTTTGTTTACTTATTTCTCGTAGTGGCAACTGAAGTGGCCACTATAGTTAGGCACTTCCATTCAACACATACAGTTCAAGGTAATTAACAACTTTAGGCTCCAACAATTGACATCAGAGCTATCCGCTTAACACATTTAATGAGGATTATTGGTGTTGTTAATTACTAGAAATGGAAGGATCTTTGACTACCTATCACCTATGTTGGAGAGTGGAAATTATCCCTAAAGGAAGGTAAGGATGAAGGTCTACATCATGTCTATCAATGAAAGAGCATGATGCTCTGTGATTACAGGTAGGCAATCCCCTATGGTTGAATCTGTAGCGGCAAAAGTCCCTAAATTTGAACTAAAATGGACTATTGAGGAAGAACGTGTTGCTAATGCCAATTTTAAAACTCTATATGCCATATTTTATGGTGTTGATCTACAAGAATTCAAAAGGATCTCCAAGTGCACTATGGTAAAGAATCTTGAGAAATTCTTCAAACAATCCATGAAAGAACCAACACAATCAAGCAATCCAAGATATAAATGTTGACCACCAAATTTTAAGCCTTGAGAACGCATGGCTCATGAACCATTGGTGAGTTTTATGCTAAACTTTACGacttttcaaattaatatttttccTTTTAAGAGGAGTATTTCGATACTAAGCTGGTGAGGAAAGTTCTGAGGTTATTGCTTGAGAGGTTCTCAATTAAAATGATTGTTATAAAAAAGGCTAAAGGCCTAGAAACCTTGAAGATTGATGAATTGATAGAGTCACTAAAGACTTGTGATATGAGTCTAGATGAAACCAAGCGAAGAAAGATCAAAGATGAAAGAAATATTTCACTGCAAGTAGCAAATGAAGTGTCCACTTCCAACACTGTTATGATCAATGAACTTAAAAAATAGATTGCTTTGCTTACGCAAAACTTCAATAAAGCCTCTAAGAAGTAGTACAGAAGATCGAGACCTCTAAAAACAACCCCAaggccaaaaaaaaaaaggagtttTTTATCAAAAGAAGAGACTAAAAAAGATAAGAAGAAAGTTCAATTACAAATAGTTAAAGCCAAAGTTAATCAAAAGTCCAATTAAAATTTGTATTCTAATCAAATACAATGACTCAAATATATACTTAATCATATAATATCTCAAACAAAAATATTTCCAGCACAATTTCATATGAAATGGCTAGAATACCCTTATACGAAAAATTTACACTTTAATTCCTTTTTTTACCTCTTATTACACTTTCATCACAAAAAAATGGCACTTATCAAATTCAAACTTCATAAATCATATTTACTCTCTAATATGTGTCCCTAGGTGGTAAAAATTACACTTATTTCCTTTCCACGATGGAaatgaaaaaattacaagttgaTCCCTGTACTTTTTAATCATTTCCAAATTTAATCCCAAAGTGATTTTCATTGTACGAACTCATATTCCAAGTCATTATCATGTCAAATAATCATCAATAACTCATATTTTCTCAATTTGGTCAAATTGTATTTTAGTTGttcaactttttaaaatttatgatttggtCATTTTCCATCTTTTTTCATTCATAATTTTCTAAATTGATTTCCATATCCAATATCACTTCAATTCCTTAAAGATTTTATTTGTCTGAATCATTTCTTTATTTCCTCTAAAATTTCTTGTGTCTAATCTTAAAATAgtaccaaaaatttaaaaggcgTTTTAACCAAGAAATTGAGCATTCGAAATTTTAAACTTGAGACACATTGGACATTCCCCTTAAAGATAATTCGACTTGCAACGTATCTTTTAGGAATCAAAAATCTCCTTTGTTTAAAAAAAGAAACCATGAGAAAATACTTAGAGAGGGAAAATGAGAGGAAGAAAGGTTTCTGTGCATTGAAGTAAGCTGAAAGGTGTGATATTTATAGAATTGAGTGCAATGGTAAATAGATAAAATCTAGGTAAATCAAGGAAATCAAGTAGAGTATATCAAGGAAGATCAAAAGATCAAGCCAAATCTGTGTTTATAAATAAgattaaagaattaaaaaaaaagaccAAGCTTCGTGATATTACGATGTGCAAGTGTCACGGGGCTAGATCTTTCGTCTCGCGATCCGTGCAGCCTTAGGTGATCTGTTCATTCCAAACTCGCCTAAGTCAGCCTTAACACCACAAGTGAGGATTGATTTAGAATTCCTCTAAGGCACCAATTTGTATAGTGAAAGCAATTTAAGCCAAAAGAAACCACAAAAGAACAACAAAAGCCACAGAAAGAATGCACGAGATGTGTTTGAGTAAATACTCTCAATATTCTATTACTCtcaagaataatgaaacaatgaatacAATGGTGTTAGcacaaatgagggggaggctctctatttataattGAGCTTCCCCAAAACCGACGGTCAAAATCAAgttacatcgacggacgagattaatCATATCCCTTAAATTATGGGATTTACAAGATATATCAtatcaaatctaatctaatctttacaagatattATTCCTATCAAACTTCTAAGATTAGTTACCAAGATAGCCTATGTTGCCGTATCTTCATCATTGGGTCACCTAGGCTTCAATCTAACAAGTTTCTCCAACAGTTTACCGAATCGGGCGAGTTCTTGTGGACTAAATGATCCATATCTAAACAATAGACTTCCATTGGATGCATTTggtgtaat
This window of the Gossypium arboreum isolate Shixiya-1 chromosome 12, ASM2569848v2, whole genome shotgun sequence genome carries:
- the LOC108479079 gene encoding uncharacterized protein LOC108479079; the encoded protein is MAPPPGPYSGTSTLALVSRASAFSFGLVYGSIKLKYLKAKAKSQKKAQAKAHR